A DNA window from Fusobacterium sp. JB019 contains the following coding sequences:
- the purF gene encoding amidophosphoribosyltransferase, whose protein sequence is MIKGLEELLENKIVEECGVFGIYNVKNASQLTYYGLHALQHRGQQGSGIATFDGEKISRYRGEGLVIEIFNSENISQLKGNYAIGHVRMGSDKAPGIENIQPLLVRSHTGDFTVAHNGRIINYEQLRTQLEYEGSIFQTSSSSEIICHLIQKQTGTFTEKIKKAVEKLEGSFAFVIMTEKNIYAIRDKNGFSPLAIAKLDDGFVISSETVGFEMINAQIIRDVKPGEIIKIGKKGLRSIMYAESTQSKMCAMEYIYLARPDSNIDGINVHSSRRKCGRVLAEEFPCENADIVIGVPDSSLSAAMGYSDGSKLPYEIGLIKNRYIGRTFIQPTQEEREKGVKMKLSPVSNTIKGKSIVLVDDSIVRGTTSKYIIKLLKEAGAKEVHVRIASPAMIAPCFYGVDTSSLKDLISARMSVEELRDYIGADSLAFLSNEGLKKGLGNNICSACFDREYPTYLFDLDKNFKKELKELEKNK, encoded by the coding sequence ATACAATGTGAAAAATGCAAGTCAATTAACATATTATGGTTTACATGCTCTTCAACACAGAGGACAGCAAGGATCTGGAATAGCTACTTTTGATGGAGAAAAAATTTCTAGATATAGAGGGGAAGGGTTAGTAATTGAGATTTTTAATAGTGAGAATATTTCTCAATTAAAAGGAAATTACGCTATCGGACATGTTAGAATGGGGAGTGATAAAGCACCAGGAATAGAAAATATTCAACCTTTATTAGTTAGATCTCATACAGGAGATTTTACAGTAGCTCATAATGGAAGAATAATTAATTATGAACAATTAAGGACTCAATTAGAATATGAAGGAAGTATATTTCAAACTTCTTCAAGCAGTGAAATAATATGTCATTTAATTCAAAAACAAACAGGGACATTTACAGAAAAAATAAAAAAAGCAGTTGAAAAATTAGAAGGATCATTTGCTTTTGTAATAATGACAGAAAAAAATATTTATGCAATAAGAGATAAAAATGGTTTTAGTCCTCTTGCAATAGCGAAACTTGATGATGGTTTTGTAATTAGTTCAGAAACAGTTGGTTTTGAGATGATAAATGCTCAAATAATAAGAGATGTAAAACCTGGAGAAATAATAAAGATAGGTAAGAAAGGATTACGTTCTATAATGTATGCAGAAAGTACTCAAAGTAAAATGTGTGCGATGGAATATATCTATTTAGCTAGACCAGATAGTAACATAGATGGAATAAATGTTCATTCATCTAGAAGAAAATGTGGTAGAGTATTAGCAGAAGAATTTCCTTGTGAAAATGCGGATATAGTTATAGGAGTTCCTGATTCATCTTTATCTGCAGCTATGGGGTATTCAGATGGATCTAAATTACCTTATGAAATAGGACTTATAAAAAACAGATATATAGGTAGAACTTTTATACAACCTACCCAAGAAGAAAGAGAAAAAGGAGTTAAAATGAAGTTATCTCCTGTTTCCAATACAATAAAAGGGAAAAGTATAGTTTTAGTCGATGACTCTATAGTGAGAGGGACAACTAGTAAATATATAATAAAACTTTTAAAGGAAGCAGGAGCTAAAGAAGTACATGTAAGGATTGCTTCTCCAGCTATGATAGCTCCTTGTTTCTATGGAGTAGATACTTCTTCTTTAAAAGATTTAATAAGCGCAAGAATGTCTGTTGAAGAGCTAAGAGATTATATAGGAGCAGATTCTTTAGCTTTTTTATCAAATGAAGGTTTAAAAAAAGGGTTAGGAAATAATATATGCAGTGCTTGTTTTGATAGAGAATACCCAACGTATTTGTTCGATTTAGATAAAAATTTTAAAAAAGAATTGAAGGAATTGGAAAAAAACAAATAA
- a CDS encoding sensor domain-containing diguanylate cyclase → MEKNMYTKILNGISEGVYFVDVNRKINFWNKAAEDITGYRKSEIIEKHCYNNILNHVDDKGNHLCMNGCPLLETIKDGKSREMKVYLRHKKGYRVPVIVKVMPIYDKGEVIGAVETFTDISPNKMLLKSNNDLMDNIFRDELTKLPNRKYLNSHLDSVMLKYKNLNTGFGVMFLDIDFFKKVNDTYGHDVGDEVLQMIAKVFNNSCRDNDVIGRWGGEEFIGVFENVDENKLIEIANRIRVLVENSELNLEKGKIKVTISIGVSLIKEEDSIGTLVKRADEGVYLAKKNGRNRVEFKK, encoded by the coding sequence ATGGAAAAAAATATGTATACTAAAATATTGAATGGAATTAGTGAAGGAGTTTATTTTGTAGATGTTAATAGAAAAATAAATTTTTGGAATAAAGCTGCAGAAGATATAACAGGATACAGGAAGTCAGAAATTATTGAAAAGCATTGTTATAATAATATTTTAAATCATGTGGATGATAAAGGAAATCACTTATGTATGAACGGATGTCCATTGTTGGAAACAATAAAAGATGGAAAATCAAGAGAAATGAAAGTATATTTAAGACATAAAAAAGGATACAGAGTACCAGTGATAGTAAAAGTAATGCCAATTTACGATAAAGGAGAAGTTATAGGAGCTGTAGAAACTTTTACAGATATTTCTCCTAATAAAATGCTTTTAAAGTCAAATAATGATTTAATGGATAATATTTTTAGAGATGAATTAACAAAACTTCCTAATAGAAAATATTTAAACTCACATTTAGATTCTGTTATGCTTAAGTATAAAAATTTAAATACTGGTTTTGGAGTAATGTTTTTGGATATAGATTTTTTTAAAAAAGTTAATGATACCTATGGACACGATGTGGGAGATGAAGTTTTACAAATGATTGCCAAAGTATTTAATAATTCTTGTAGAGATAATGATGTTATAGGTAGATGGGGTGGAGAAGAATTTATTGGAGTTTTTGAAAATGTGGATGAAAATAAATTAATTGAAATTGCAAACAGAATAAGAGTATTAGTAGAAAACAGTGAGCTCAATTTAGAAAAAGGGAAAATTAAAGTAACAATTTCCATAGGTGTTTCTTTGATTAAAGAGGAAGATAGTATAGGAACTCTAGTAAAAAGAGCAGATGAAGGAGTTTATTTAGCTAAAAAAAATGGAAGAAATAGAGTGGAATTTAAAAAATAA
- the purM gene encoding phosphoribosylformylglycinamidine cyclo-ligase, translating into MVENYMEDVKSSKKYAESGVNLEAGYESVRRIKSHVEKTKVKGVMDSIGAFGGMFDLSSLGYKEPVLISGTDGVGTKLMLAFEMNKHDTIGQDVVAMCVNDVLVQGAMPIFFLDYIAVGKNFPEQIEQIVKGVSDGCLLSECGLIGGETAEMPDMYDIGDYDLAGFCVGVVEKSKLITGEKVKKGNKIIGIPSSGVHSNGFSLVRKIVMKDNEFDLNAYKERFDGKTLGETLLTPTRIYVKTIKKLLEKVEINGMCHVTGGGFYENIPRILPDKLRAKIDTKAINTPEIFKFLEEKGNLEKEELYNVFNMGIGFILVVEENKIEKIMEELENLGEKPVILGEIIDGEKGVELEW; encoded by the coding sequence ATGGTAGAAAATTACATGGAAGATGTTAAGAGTAGTAAAAAGTATGCTGAGTCTGGTGTTAATTTAGAAGCTGGTTATGAGTCTGTAAGAAGAATAAAATCTCATGTTGAGAAAACTAAAGTTAAAGGAGTTATGGATAGCATAGGAGCTTTTGGTGGAATGTTTGATCTCTCTAGTTTAGGTTATAAAGAACCTGTATTAATAAGCGGAACAGATGGAGTAGGAACAAAATTAATGTTAGCTTTTGAAATGAATAAACATGATACCATTGGGCAAGATGTAGTAGCTATGTGTGTAAATGATGTATTGGTTCAGGGAGCTATGCCTATATTTTTTCTAGATTATATAGCAGTAGGTAAGAATTTTCCAGAGCAAATAGAACAAATAGTAAAAGGAGTTTCAGATGGATGTCTTTTATCAGAGTGTGGATTAATTGGAGGAGAAACTGCAGAAATGCCAGACATGTATGATATTGGCGATTATGACCTTGCAGGATTTTGCGTAGGAGTAGTTGAAAAATCAAAATTAATAACTGGAGAAAAAGTAAAAAAAGGAAATAAAATAATAGGAATTCCTTCTTCAGGTGTTCACTCTAATGGCTTTTCTCTTGTTAGAAAAATAGTAATGAAGGATAATGAGTTTGACTTGAATGCTTATAAAGAAAGATTTGATGGAAAAACTTTAGGAGAAACACTTCTTACTCCAACTAGAATATATGTTAAAACAATAAAAAAATTATTAGAAAAGGTTGAAATAAATGGAATGTGTCATGTTACTGGGGGAGGATTTTATGAAAATATTCCTAGAATACTTCCTGATAAATTAAGAGCTAAGATAGATACTAAAGCAATAAATACTCCTGAAATTTTTAAATTTTTAGAAGAAAAAGGAAATTTAGAAAAAGAAGAATTATATAATGTCTTTAATATGGGGATTGGATTTATTTTAGTAGTTGAAGAGAATAAAATAGAGAAAATTATGGAAGAATTGGAAAATTTAGGTGAAAAACCTGTAATTCTTGGAGAAATAATAGATGGAGAAAAAGGAGTAGAGCTAGAATGGTAA
- the purN gene encoding phosphoribosylglycinamide formyltransferase yields MVKIAVFASGNGGNFQSIVEKSRTIDLINYSVELLIVDKKDAYAKNRAEKLGIPCYTIIPKEFSSKAKYEEKIIEILKEKEIELIALAGYMRIISSTLLKEYENRIINIHPAYLPNFPGKDGIGDAFKAKVAETGVTIHYVDEGVDSGEIIYQEKLIIKKEWDLGKLEEEIHKIEHRIYPCILEELSKKIKLR; encoded by the coding sequence ATGGTAAAAATTGCAGTATTTGCTTCTGGTAATGGAGGGAATTTTCAAAGTATTGTAGAAAAAAGTAGAACTATTGATCTTATAAATTATTCAGTAGAACTTTTAATAGTTGATAAAAAAGATGCATATGCTAAAAATAGAGCTGAGAAATTAGGGATACCTTGTTATACAATAATTCCTAAGGAATTTTCTAGTAAAGCTAAATACGAAGAAAAAATAATAGAAATTTTAAAAGAAAAAGAGATAGAATTAATAGCTTTAGCAGGATATATGAGAATAATATCTTCTACTTTATTAAAAGAATACGAAAATAGAATTATAAACATTCATCCAGCTTATTTGCCTAACTTTCCAGGGAAAGATGGGATAGGGGATGCCTTTAAAGCGAAAGTTGCAGAGACGGGAGTAACTATTCATTATGTAGATGAAGGAGTAGATTCTGGAGAAATTATATATCAAGAAAAACTAATTATAAAAAAAGAGTGGGATTTAGGAAAACTAGAAGAAGAAATTCATAAAATAGAACATAGGATATATCCTTGTATTTTAGAAGAACTTAGTAAAAAAATAAAATTAAGATAA
- the purH gene encoding bifunctional phosphoribosylaminoimidazolecarboxamide formyltransferase/IMP cyclohydrolase yields MKRALISVSDKNGIVDFSKKLVDLGYEIISTGGTKKVLDDAGIKTLGISEVTKFPEMMDGRVKTLHPNVHGGLLCVRDDEKHMKDLVDNGIELIDLVIVNLYPFKETLKKGGTHEELIENIDIGGPSMLRSAAKNHKFVTVCVDPLDYDQILEEIKEKGDTSLSFRANLAAKVFRTTAAYDALIADYLTKKEQIEFPEKLTMTYEKVQDLRYGENPHQKAAFYAAPMTGYSLASAKQLHGKELSYNNIQDANGAIDILREFLDDNKKIVVGVKHTNPCGIGTGDTLIEAWEKAYNADPISIFGGIVAVNEIIDEKVALELHKLFLEIVIAPDYTKEALEILSKKKNIRLMTLDIKQEILNKKKIVGVNDGMLIQDMDFGKVELDDLVCVTEAKPTKEDIEELLFGWKVVKNVKSNAIVVTKAGQTVGVGAGQMNRVGAAKIALEQAGEKAKGSYLASDAFFPMPDTVELAIKNGVKAIVQPGGSIKDQLSIDECNKHGIPMLFTKMRHFKH; encoded by the coding sequence ATGAAAAGAGCTTTAATAAGTGTTTCGGACAAAAATGGAATAGTTGATTTTTCTAAAAAATTAGTTGATTTAGGTTATGAAATTATATCAACAGGAGGAACTAAAAAAGTTTTAGATGATGCAGGGATAAAAACTCTAGGAATTTCAGAGGTAACTAAGTTTCCTGAAATGATGGATGGGAGAGTAAAAACACTTCATCCTAATGTTCATGGAGGGCTTTTGTGTGTTAGAGATGATGAAAAGCATATGAAAGATTTAGTAGACAATGGAATAGAACTAATAGATTTAGTTATAGTTAATTTATATCCTTTTAAAGAAACTTTAAAAAAAGGGGGAACTCATGAAGAGTTGATAGAAAATATTGATATTGGGGGACCTAGTATGCTTAGATCAGCAGCTAAGAATCATAAATTTGTGACAGTATGTGTGGATCCATTAGATTATGATCAAATATTAGAAGAAATTAAAGAAAAGGGTGATACAAGTCTAAGTTTTAGAGCTAATTTAGCTGCTAAAGTATTTAGAACAACCGCAGCTTATGATGCTTTAATAGCTGATTATTTAACTAAAAAAGAACAAATAGAGTTTCCTGAAAAATTAACAATGACTTATGAGAAAGTTCAAGATTTAAGATATGGAGAAAATCCTCATCAAAAAGCGGCTTTTTATGCAGCTCCAATGACAGGTTATTCTTTAGCGAGTGCAAAACAACTTCATGGAAAAGAGCTATCTTATAATAATATTCAAGATGCAAATGGGGCTATAGATATATTAAGGGAATTTTTAGATGATAATAAGAAAATAGTGGTAGGAGTAAAGCATACTAATCCTTGTGGAATTGGAACTGGAGATACTCTAATAGAAGCTTGGGAAAAAGCTTATAATGCTGATCCTATTTCTATTTTTGGGGGAATAGTTGCTGTAAATGAAATTATTGATGAAAAGGTAGCTCTTGAGTTACATAAATTATTTTTAGAGATTGTTATAGCTCCTGATTATACAAAGGAAGCTTTAGAGATATTAAGTAAGAAAAAAAATATTAGATTAATGACATTAGATATAAAACAAGAAATTTTAAATAAAAAGAAAATTGTAGGGGTTAACGATGGTATGCTGATACAAGATATGGATTTTGGGAAGGTTGAGTTAGATGATTTAGTATGTGTAACAGAAGCAAAACCTACAAAAGAAGATATAGAAGAGCTTTTATTTGGTTGGAAAGTTGTGAAAAATGTAAAATCAAATGCAATTGTAGTAACAAAAGCAGGTCAAACTGTGGGAGTAGGAGCAGGTCAAATGAATAGAGTGGGGGCAGCTAAAATTGCATTAGAGCAAGCTGGAGAAAAGGCGAAAGGTTCTTATCTTGCTTCAGATGCTTTCTTTCCAATGCCAGATACTGTGGAGTTAGCTATAAAAAATGGAGTTAAAGCAATAGTTCAACCAGGTGGATCAATAAAAGATCAACTTTCAATAGATGAATGTAACAAACATGGAATACCAATGTTATTTACTAAAATGAGACATTTTAAACATTAA